The genomic window GCCGCCTGCCATTGACCGGGGCGCACGCTCCTCATGCCGGCCCTGAGAATTTCCGAATAATAGGCCCCTTCGAACAGGATGAAGGCGATGATGACCGAGTGAAGAGCGCCGACCGGCCTCCCGACCGCAAGCGGAACCAGAAAGTAGAACCAGAAGATCACCAGAATCAGTGGTATTGCGCGGAAACCGTTGACATAAAGAGCGGCAATGGCGCTGACGAACCGGAGGTTCGACAGTCTCAGGATGGCGAGAAACAAACCGAGTACCAAACCACCCACCATGGCAATCGCCGTCAACATGAAGCTCATGGCCAAACCTTTGCCGAGAAAAGGCAGGGCGTCGGCTATGACAGAGAAATCAAATCCAGACATTGTTGCGCTTTCTCAGATGGTTCCGGCTATTGCCGTGCGGCGCTCGACA from Martelella sp. NC20 includes these protein-coding regions:
- a CDS encoding amino acid ABC transporter permease — encoded protein: MSGFDFSVIADALPFLGKGLAMSFMLTAIAMVGGLVLGLFLAILRLSNLRFVSAIAALYVNGFRAIPLILVIFWFYFLVPLAVGRPVGALHSVIIAFILFEGAYYSEILRAGMRSVRPGQWQAAKASGLSYLQTIRLVVLPQALRKMAPLMVTQGVILFQDTSLVYVVSLHDFMTSVTIVANTQNRIVEMYVFATAVYFVLCTLGGALAERLKPKRDRA